The Clostridium sp. AWRP genome has a window encoding:
- a CDS encoding nitroreductase family protein — protein MTNYFDLIKQRESCRNYKEKEVEKEKLIACIEAARIAPSACNGQPWRFIIINNRDLSHKVSKCLQDLGMNKFTDKCPAFIIVLQEKTDIKARIGGKIKDQDYAPIDIGIATAHICLAATEQELSTCIMGWFNEKKLKDLLHIPNSKRIRLVISVGYSADTTLRNKVRKSIDEIAQFI, from the coding sequence ATGACTAATTATTTTGATTTAATCAAACAACGTGAAAGCTGTAGAAACTATAAAGAAAAGGAAGTAGAAAAGGAAAAACTAATTGCCTGTATAGAAGCAGCAAGAATTGCACCCTCAGCTTGCAATGGTCAGCCATGGAGATTTATTATTATAAATAATAGAGATCTGTCACATAAAGTTTCTAAATGTCTTCAAGATCTAGGGATGAATAAATTTACAGATAAATGCCCGGCATTTATTATTGTGCTTCAGGAAAAAACAGATATTAAAGCTAGAATTGGTGGTAAAATTAAAGATCAGGATTATGCCCCCATAGATATAGGAATTGCAACTGCTCACATATGTCTAGCAGCTACAGAACAAGAACTATCTACCTGCATTATGGGATGGTTTAATGAAAAGAAGCTTAAGGATTTACTCCACATACCAAATTCTAAAAGAATTAGGCTTGTCATAAGTGTAGGATATTCTGCAGATACAACTCTCCGCAATAAGGTACGTAAAAGCATAGATGAAATCGCTCAATTTATCTGA
- the fdhF gene encoding formate dehydrogenase subunit alpha: MKSILTTCPYCGTGCTFSLNIRDGKIVSVTPDDNVNSVNQGKLCSKGRFGFDFVHHKDRLTNPLIRKEGKLVEVTWGEAIGFIASKIKKTVKEYGSDSVAAFSSARCTNEENYLMQKLMRAVIGTNNVDHCARLUHAPTVSGLGTAFGSGAMTNSIHELDEMGPKDAIFAIGTNTTECHPIIGIKMLKAKERGTKLVVADPRKTDVALHADVWLRHKPGTDVALLNGMSYVILTEGLADEAFIAKRTENFEAFKEVVMKFTPKYASSITKVPADKIIEAARIIAKADAAALYYTMGITQHTTGVDNVLSTANIMMLTGNIGKPKGGVNPLRGQNNVQGACDMGALPNVYTGYQSVTNPDVKAKFEKAWNAQLSDKVGLNIPSILNAIEKDEVKMLYVFGENPMRSDPDINHVEHCLKHLDFLVVQDIFLTETAEVADVVLPGVSYAEKDGTFSSTDRTVQRIRKAVEPIGNSLPDWQILRDIMKAMDYPADYSSPEDIFDEMRSLTPSYAGISYKRLEDGGIPWPCPNENHPGTPILHVGKFSRGLGKFSPIEYREPAELPDKEYPLMLTTGRIVTHYHTGTMTRRCWGLNGADPEGFLEINPADAKNLNIEDGDEISAATRRGSLITKAQVTTRVPEGLTFITFHFTESPANILTNSAPDPVTGTPEFKVCSVKIKKLDFSDFGCQKRKIFRKKSMRKDA, from the coding sequence ATGAAAAGTATACTAACTACTTGCCCTTATTGTGGAACAGGATGCACATTTTCCTTAAATATAAGAGATGGAAAAATTGTTAGTGTAACCCCAGATGATAATGTAAATTCGGTAAATCAAGGAAAACTTTGTTCAAAAGGCCGTTTTGGCTTTGATTTTGTGCATCATAAAGATCGTTTAACTAATCCTTTGATCAGAAAAGAAGGAAAGCTGGTTGAGGTTACATGGGGAGAAGCAATTGGCTTTATTGCTTCTAAAATTAAAAAAACTGTAAAAGAATATGGTTCTGACAGTGTTGCAGCTTTTAGTTCAGCACGATGTACTAATGAAGAAAACTATCTTATGCAAAAATTAATGCGCGCAGTGATTGGTACTAATAACGTTGATCATTGTGCTCGTTTGTGACATGCTCCTACAGTGTCTGGTCTAGGCACAGCATTTGGCAGTGGAGCAATGACAAACTCAATACATGAACTTGATGAAATGGGACCTAAAGATGCTATTTTTGCAATTGGTACAAATACTACAGAATGTCATCCTATAATTGGTATTAAAATGTTAAAAGCTAAAGAGCGCGGTACTAAACTCGTAGTGGCTGATCCTCGCAAAACCGATGTGGCATTACATGCTGATGTTTGGCTGCGGCATAAACCAGGTACAGATGTAGCACTTCTAAATGGAATGTCATATGTCATACTTACAGAAGGACTAGCTGATGAAGCCTTTATTGCTAAAAGAACTGAGAATTTTGAGGCTTTCAAAGAAGTTGTAATGAAATTCACGCCAAAGTATGCATCAAGTATAACTAAGGTTCCAGCAGACAAGATAATAGAAGCGGCAAGAATTATTGCTAAGGCTGATGCTGCTGCTTTGTATTATACTATGGGTATTACGCAGCATACTACCGGTGTTGATAATGTACTATCTACAGCAAATATCATGATGCTTACTGGTAATATTGGCAAGCCTAAAGGAGGAGTTAACCCTCTGCGTGGTCAGAATAACGTGCAAGGAGCATGTGATATGGGAGCTTTGCCTAATGTCTACACTGGTTACCAATCAGTAACTAATCCTGATGTGAAAGCTAAATTCGAAAAAGCATGGAATGCTCAGTTAAGCGATAAAGTTGGACTTAATATTCCATCTATCTTGAATGCAATTGAAAAAGATGAGGTGAAAATGCTGTATGTATTTGGTGAAAATCCAATGCGAAGCGACCCGGATATAAATCATGTGGAACATTGTTTAAAGCATTTGGATTTTTTGGTTGTTCAAGATATTTTCTTAACTGAAACAGCTGAAGTTGCTGATGTTGTTCTTCCGGGTGTATCCTATGCTGAAAAAGATGGAACTTTTAGTAGTACTGATCGTACAGTGCAGCGTATTCGTAAGGCTGTAGAACCAATAGGTAATAGTCTTCCAGATTGGCAAATACTCCGTGATATCATGAAGGCAATGGATTATCCAGCAGATTATAGTTCTCCTGAAGATATATTTGATGAAATGAGATCTTTAACACCAAGTTATGCTGGTATTAGTTATAAACGGTTGGAGGACGGTGGCATTCCATGGCCATGTCCAAATGAAAATCATCCTGGGACACCTATTTTGCATGTTGGTAAGTTTTCCCGTGGTTTGGGCAAGTTTTCCCCAATTGAGTATAGAGAACCTGCTGAGCTTCCTGATAAAGAATATCCATTAATGCTGACTACCGGGCGTATCGTTACTCACTATCATACAGGTACTATGACGAGACGTTGTTGGGGATTAAATGGTGCAGATCCAGAAGGATTTTTGGAAATTAACCCTGCAGATGCAAAAAATCTTAATATTGAAGATGGTGATGAAATTAGTGCAGCAACACGACGTGGCTCATTAATTACAAAAGCACAAGTAACAACTAGGGTACCGGAGGGATTAACCTTCATTACTTTTCATTTTACTGAGAGTCCAGCTAATATTTTGACTAATAGTGCCCCTGATCCTGTTACTGGAACACCTGAGTTTAAAGTTTGTTCGGTAAAGATAAAAAAATTAGATTTTTCAGATTTTGGATGTCAAAAACGTAAAATTTTCCGTAAAAAGAGCATGCGTAAAGACGCTTAA
- a CDS encoding molybdopterin molybdotransferase MoeA, whose protein sequence is MNLYNVVSIEEAKRIIDSKFQLNLGSELVDIKECNGRILSRDIISSSNIPGFKRSMVDGYAVKFKDLQGASESMPSMLNLKGEVKMGQMPAESLEFPGECIYIPTGGMLPKGADSVIMIEYTDKMDEVTVLANKTISFGENVLNEDEDVELGETVLKRGTFFSPYSVGMMSNLGITQIPVFCKPKVGIISTGDEIVAPEKQPRPGEIRDINSYLIYSSVIEDGGEPILYGVIKDSYKALYEAVKKALEECDMVLVSGGSSVGKKDETARVIEELGNPGILFHGISVKPGKPTILGKVEDKPIFGLPGHPLSCAVVYRILVRYVLHTMMNLQETEYPIPCKFSTNYHKAKGREEYLPVIIDNIKGEYKAAPVLTKSATISGFTKAWGYIKIDKNVEGISENQKVYVNKF, encoded by the coding sequence ATGAATCTTTATAATGTAGTATCTATAGAAGAAGCAAAACGTATTATAGATTCTAAATTTCAATTAAATTTAGGGTCGGAATTAGTAGATATTAAAGAATGTAATGGCAGAATATTATCTAGGGATATTATATCATCTTCAAATATTCCAGGCTTTAAAAGATCTATGGTAGATGGATATGCGGTTAAATTTAAAGATCTTCAGGGTGCTAGTGAGAGCATGCCTTCTATGCTTAATTTAAAAGGAGAAGTTAAAATGGGCCAAATGCCTGCTGAATCTCTAGAATTTCCAGGAGAATGTATTTATATACCTACTGGAGGAATGCTTCCCAAGGGAGCTGATAGCGTTATTATGATCGAATATACTGACAAAATGGATGAAGTAACTGTACTTGCTAATAAAACGATTTCATTTGGCGAAAATGTATTAAATGAGGATGAGGATGTGGAATTAGGTGAAACTGTGCTTAAAAGAGGAACATTTTTTTCACCTTACAGCGTAGGTATGATGTCAAATTTAGGAATCACCCAAATACCTGTATTTTGTAAGCCGAAAGTTGGGATAATTTCTACAGGGGATGAAATTGTTGCACCTGAAAAACAGCCGCGTCCTGGTGAAATTAGAGATATTAATTCATATCTTATTTATTCTTCAGTTATTGAAGATGGTGGAGAACCTATATTGTATGGAGTAATTAAAGATAGCTATAAAGCATTATATGAAGCTGTTAAAAAGGCTTTAGAAGAATGTGATATGGTACTTGTATCTGGCGGCAGTTCTGTAGGAAAGAAAGATGAAACTGCAAGGGTTATTGAGGAGCTTGGAAATCCAGGAATACTTTTTCATGGGATATCCGTAAAACCAGGTAAGCCTACTATACTTGGTAAAGTAGAAGATAAACCTATATTTGGACTTCCGGGTCATCCGCTTTCTTGTGCTGTAGTTTACAGAATATTAGTTAGATATGTTTTACATACAATGATGAACTTACAGGAAACAGAATATCCTATTCCTTGCAAATTCAGTACAAATTATCATAAAGCTAAAGGTAGAGAAGAATATCTCCCAGTTATTATAGATAATATAAAAGGCGAATATAAAGCTGCACCTGTTTTGACTAAATCAGCAACTATAAGTGGATTTACGAAGGCGTGGGGTTATATAAAAATTGATAAAAATGTAGAAGGAATTTCTGAAAATCAAAAAGTATATGTTAATAAATTTTAG
- a CDS encoding 4Fe-4S dicluster domain-containing protein gives MNTFVVANPNKCIGCKSCEIACAAAHLDVNILTAGAAGVPFSPRINLIRAEKVTVPIQCRQCDDSPCANVCPVGAIVHQENKIVVKTELCIGCKICMLACPFGTMDMAPQYKNSHKQTQTLQTQTLNVITKEESENKEVMAAHKCDLCAGIPEGPACVEVCPADAFVIVSPEVINNSIKNKRQSNALELLENKSI, from the coding sequence TTGAATACCTTTGTTGTTGCAAATCCTAATAAATGTATTGGATGTAAATCTTGTGAAATTGCATGTGCAGCTGCACATTTAGATGTTAATATACTTACTGCAGGAGCTGCAGGTGTTCCTTTTTCACCTCGTATCAATCTAATACGGGCAGAAAAAGTTACCGTTCCAATACAATGCAGGCAGTGTGATGATTCACCTTGTGCCAATGTTTGCCCGGTAGGTGCAATTGTTCACCAAGAGAATAAAATTGTTGTAAAAACAGAATTATGTATTGGTTGTAAAATATGCATGCTTGCTTGCCCATTTGGCACCATGGATATGGCTCCGCAATACAAAAATAGCCATAAACAAACACAAACCTTACAAACACAAACCCTAAATGTAATTACTAAAGAAGAAAGTGAAAATAAGGAAGTTATGGCAGCACATAAATGTGATTTGTGTGCAGGCATACCTGAAGGCCCAGCTTGTGTAGAAGTTTGTCCAGCTGATGCTTTTGTCATAGTTAGTCCTGAAGTTATAAATAATAGTATCAAAAATAAGCGTCAATCCAATGCTTTAGAATTATTAGAAAATAAAAGCATATAA
- a CDS encoding SDR family oxidoreductase: protein MNFPTSFPKQHQNHHPGFQYEMNPMPICDDAVYNRKGDLLQGKTAIITGGDSGIGRAVSIAYASQGADVVIVYLNEQKDAEEAKRLVESKGTKCTLIAGNISDVNFCNSVVEKTISEYGKIDILVNNAAVQYECTDIKQLSDEQFDRTFKTNAYGTFYMTRAAMQHLKPGACIINTASIVAFKGSATLIDYSMTKGAIVAFTRSLSTALAKGKTGIRVNAVAPGPIWTPLIPSSFDETKTSQFGADTPMARAGQPVECAGAYVFLASENASYVTGQTIHVNGGEVVNG from the coding sequence ATGAATTTTCCAACATCTTTTCCAAAGCAGCATCAAAATCATCATCCGGGATTTCAGTATGAAATGAATCCTATGCCTATATGTGATGATGCTGTGTATAATAGAAAAGGAGATCTTTTACAAGGAAAAACTGCCATAATTACAGGTGGTGACAGCGGTATAGGTAGAGCTGTTTCCATAGCTTATGCGAGTCAAGGTGCAGATGTAGTAATTGTATATTTAAATGAACAAAAAGATGCTGAGGAAGCTAAAAGACTTGTAGAGAGTAAGGGAACAAAGTGCACACTTATAGCAGGGAATATTAGTGATGTAAATTTTTGCAATAGTGTTGTAGAAAAAACCATAAGCGAATATGGGAAAATAGATATACTAGTTAATAATGCTGCTGTTCAATATGAATGTACTGATATAAAGCAGTTATCAGATGAACAATTTGACAGGACTTTTAAAACCAATGCATACGGAACTTTCTATATGACAAGGGCAGCAATGCAGCACTTAAAACCAGGGGCATGTATAATAAATACAGCTTCTATAGTGGCTTTTAAAGGAAGTGCCACGCTTATAGATTATTCCATGACAAAAGGTGCAATAGTAGCTTTTACTAGATCATTATCTACTGCACTTGCAAAGGGGAAGACTGGAATAAGGGTAAATGCAGTTGCACCAGGGCCAATCTGGACACCGCTTATACCATCTTCCTTTGATGAAACAAAGACTTCTCAGTTTGGTGCAGATACTCCAATGGCAAGAGCAGGGCAGCCTGTGGAATGTGCAGGAGCTTATGTATTTTTAGCTTCTGAAAATGCATCTTATGTTACAGGTCAGACTATCCATGTAAATGGAGGAGAAGTAGTGAACGGTTGA
- a CDS encoding molybdopterin biosynthesis protein encodes MTQKVYLSNYELKEALKKYFDNIKSSFLNKESVSTDESLGRVTSEAVYSKISSPFYNCSAMDGITLQSSSTIGASEKKPIILEEGKDYLVVDTGDPIPKEYDCVVMIEDIVKVDEDKIKIYKSAAPWQHIRPLGEDIVESQLIVPSGHVVRPVDIGAMLAGGVNTIEVYKKPLVGIIPTGTELVEPGTDLKVGDIIDFNSRVFSAQVTEYGGIPRRYEIVKDDYNVLKETLEKAALECDIVVINAGSSAGREDYTSDIISDLGEVYVHGVSIKPGKPVIMGEVKNKPVLGIPGYPVSAYFIMDKVLKKIIEEYQGMKHEKEQIVEAILSRRIMSSLKYLEFVRIKLGYVGEKLIATPLSRGAGATMSLVRADGILEVPQNVEGIEAGTKVEISLMKDIDEIKNTIVCIGSHDPILDVLSDLLHVKNPDYYLSSAHVGSMGGIMALKNKETHIAPIHLLDMESGEYNISYINKYLKDKNIALVKVVNRVQGLMVQKGNPLGLKEISDISKKGIRFVNRQRGAGTRLLLDYYLKKLGISPNDINGYEREEFTHLSVAAAVASGDVDCGLGIYSAAKMMGLDFIPVCNEEYDFAVPEEYLKMKTIRELIDVMKSDTFLKELDRLGGYEYPNMGKVIRTDCNGK; translated from the coding sequence ATGACACAAAAAGTATATCTATCAAATTATGAGTTAAAAGAAGCACTAAAAAAGTATTTTGATAACATAAAATCTTCTTTTTTAAATAAGGAATCAGTAAGTACAGATGAATCCCTTGGAAGGGTTACTTCAGAAGCAGTTTATTCAAAAATATCCTCTCCATTTTATAATTGTTCTGCTATGGACGGTATTACACTTCAAAGTTCAAGTACTATAGGAGCTTCTGAAAAAAAACCTATTATACTAGAAGAAGGCAAGGATTATTTAGTAGTGGATACAGGAGATCCAATTCCTAAAGAGTATGACTGCGTAGTAATGATAGAAGACATAGTAAAAGTGGATGAAGATAAAATTAAAATATATAAGAGTGCAGCACCTTGGCAGCACATAAGGCCATTAGGTGAAGACATAGTTGAAAGCCAGCTTATTGTACCTTCCGGTCATGTTGTAAGGCCAGTAGATATAGGCGCCATGTTAGCCGGAGGGGTAAATACTATTGAAGTTTATAAAAAGCCATTAGTAGGTATTATTCCAACAGGTACTGAATTAGTTGAGCCAGGAACAGATCTTAAAGTTGGAGATATAATTGATTTTAATTCAAGGGTGTTTAGTGCACAGGTAACTGAATATGGGGGAATACCAAGGAGATATGAAATAGTAAAAGATGATTATAACGTATTAAAAGAAACTTTAGAAAAGGCTGCTTTGGAATGTGATATAGTTGTAATAAATGCAGGATCTTCTGCAGGAAGAGAAGATTATACAAGTGATATTATATCTGATTTGGGAGAAGTTTATGTGCATGGGGTATCTATAAAACCGGGGAAACCTGTTATTATGGGAGAAGTTAAAAATAAACCGGTTCTTGGAATTCCTGGATATCCAGTTTCAGCCTATTTCATAATGGATAAAGTTCTTAAAAAAATAATAGAAGAATACCAGGGAATGAAACATGAAAAAGAGCAGATAGTAGAGGCCATTTTATCAAGAAGGATAATGTCTTCTTTAAAGTATTTGGAATTTGTAAGAATCAAACTTGGATATGTAGGAGAAAAGCTTATTGCCACACCACTTTCAAGGGGAGCAGGAGCTACCATGTCACTGGTAAGGGCAGATGGAATACTAGAAGTTCCTCAAAATGTAGAAGGTATTGAGGCGGGAACTAAAGTTGAAATAAGTCTTATGAAAGATATAGATGAAATTAAAAATACAATTGTCTGTATAGGAAGCCATGATCCTATATTAGATGTACTTTCTGACTTACTTCATGTGAAAAATCCTGATTATTATTTGTCATCAGCCCATGTGGGAAGTATGGGTGGAATAATGGCATTAAAAAATAAGGAAACTCATATTGCACCTATTCATCTATTGGATATGGAAAGCGGAGAATATAATATTTCTTATATTAATAAATACTTAAAAGATAAAAATATAGCTTTAGTAAAAGTAGTAAATAGAGTTCAAGGTCTTATGGTTCAAAAAGGAAATCCACTGGGACTTAAGGAAATTTCAGACATATCGAAAAAAGGTATACGGTTTGTAAATAGACAAAGGGGAGCAGGAACAAGGTTATTACTGGATTATTATTTAAAAAAGTTAGGTATTTCACCAAATGATATTAATGGATATGAAAGAGAAGAATTTACCCACCTGTCTGTAGCAGCAGCAGTGGCTAGTGGAGATGTAGACTGTGGTCTTGGAATATATTCAGCAGCAAAAATGATGGGACTTGATTTTATTCCAGTATGTAATGAAGAATATGATTTTGCAGTACCAGAGGAATATTTAAAAATGAAAACAATTAGAGAATTAATTGATGTTATGAAGAGTGACACGTTCTTAAAAGAATTAGATAGACTTGGAGGATATGAATATCCAAATATGGGGAAAGTAATAAGAACTGATTGTAACGGTAAATAA
- a CDS encoding HesA/MoeB/ThiF family protein — MERYVRNMKTLSKEENNNLKKFKVCVVGCGGIGGYVIEMLGRIGIGSITAVDGDVFEESNLNRQILSSTDTIGFSKAQEAKARMEKVNPLIEIKALEKMLTEDTACSILSNHDVVVDALDSIPARLLLQRSCKKLNIPMVYGAIAGWYAQVTTIFPGDDTLNKIYNVDKRTAKGIEKEMGNPSFTPALAASIQVSEVIKILLGRGELLRKKMVFIDLLSTEYDIVPLV, encoded by the coding sequence TTGGAACGTTATGTTAGAAATATGAAAACTCTGTCAAAAGAAGAAAATAATAATTTGAAGAAATTTAAAGTTTGTGTTGTAGGCTGTGGAGGAATTGGTGGTTATGTTATTGAAATGCTTGGAAGAATAGGAATAGGAAGTATTACTGCAGTAGATGGAGATGTATTTGAGGAATCTAATTTAAATAGGCAAATACTTTCAAGTACAGACACTATAGGTTTTAGCAAAGCACAGGAAGCAAAGGCTAGAATGGAAAAAGTAAATCCACTAATAGAGATAAAAGCATTAGAAAAAATGCTTACAGAAGATACTGCCTGCAGTATTTTAAGTAATCACGATGTAGTAGTAGATGCTCTTGACAGCATACCAGCAAGATTGTTACTTCAACGCAGCTGTAAAAAACTTAATATACCAATGGTTTATGGAGCTATAGCAGGATGGTATGCTCAAGTTACTACTATATTCCCAGGAGATGATACTTTAAATAAGATTTATAATGTAGATAAACGAACAGCCAAAGGAATTGAAAAGGAAATGGGTAATCCATCGTTTACACCAGCTTTAGCAGCTTCAATTCAAGTAAGTGAAGTAATAAAGATTCTTTTAGGTAGAGGAGAACTTTTAAGAAAAAAGATGGTTTTTATAGATCTTCTTTCAACTGAGTATGATATAGTTCCACTGGTATAA
- a CDS encoding ADP-ribosylglycohydrolase family protein, which yields MERLNKLLGGLFGVACGDALGATLEFLSQEEGCKTYGYLKDIIGRGHWKLKPGQVTDDTMMTLCVAGGVLENPECPIESIGNRFVKWYNSDPKDIGMTCELAIKKYIETGDWKEASFYVHHISKGRTAGNGTIMRCIPVALYYRDYSKMIDITKLQSKMTHYDEKAADACVLYNTAIYKYLNGETKEKTIAEAIDSNEDYKDVMNMKKEELIPSGYVVDTLKCALWCFMNNSNLEDTVCEAANLCGDADTVAAVAGGLAGTYYGYDSIPERWKNKIEVKDKLMSIGEEINSTYN from the coding sequence ATGGAAAGATTAAATAAACTTTTGGGAGGATTATTTGGAGTAGCCTGTGGAGATGCATTAGGGGCAACTTTAGAATTCTTATCTCAAGAGGAAGGATGCAAAACTTATGGGTATCTAAAAGACATTATAGGCAGAGGCCATTGGAAGTTGAAGCCTGGACAGGTTACAGATGATACCATGATGACTTTATGTGTAGCAGGAGGAGTGCTTGAGAATCCTGAATGTCCTATTGAATCTATAGGTAATAGATTTGTTAAATGGTACAATAGTGATCCTAAGGATATAGGAATGACTTGTGAGCTAGCTATAAAAAAGTACATTGAAACTGGTGATTGGAAAGAGGCCTCATTTTATGTACATCATATATCCAAAGGCAGGACAGCTGGAAATGGAACCATTATGAGATGTATACCAGTTGCATTATATTACAGAGATTACAGCAAAATGATAGATATAACCAAACTGCAATCTAAAATGACACATTATGATGAAAAAGCAGCAGATGCCTGTGTATTATATAATACCGCCATTTATAAATATTTAAATGGAGAAACTAAGGAAAAGACTATTGCAGAGGCAATTGACAGCAATGAAGACTATAAGGATGTGATGAATATGAAAAAAGAAGAACTTATACCTTCAGGGTATGTAGTTGACACTTTAAAGTGTGCACTCTGGTGTTTTATGAACAATTCAAATTTAGAAGACACAGTATGTGAGGCTGCAAATTTATGTGGAGATGCTGATACTGTAGCTGCAGTTGCAGGGGGACTTGCGGGTACCTATTATGGATATGACAGTATTCCTGAAAGATGGAAAAATAAAATAGAGGTAAAAGATAAATTAATGAGTATTGGAGAAGAAATAAATAGCACATATAATTGA
- a CDS encoding DUF2225 domain-containing protein, protein MEKEELLQLTDEEKQKKLLYDCEIICPVCDNDFKARAVKTSAARILRRDSDSFIIFDVINPYFYDVWVCDKCGYAAMKRDFNKIRDSEIELVKEKIRPKWQPRSYPEVYDVNVAIERFKLSLLNYYVIGAKASKKAMNCLKLAWMYRILENSENEAVFLRQALEGFNYAYFNEAFPLYNMDKFTSMYIIGELNRRLGNNDESLKWFSQIITTHGIPSKLKDRSREQRDLIKEAEQLEKGVDELNNDEVISKETEKPKKGFLSRFFS, encoded by the coding sequence ATAGAAAAAGAGGAATTACTTCAATTAACGGATGAAGAAAAACAAAAAAAATTATTATATGATTGTGAAATTATATGTCCGGTTTGTGATAATGATTTTAAAGCTAGAGCAGTTAAAACTTCAGCTGCAAGAATTTTAAGAAGAGATTCTGATTCATTTATTATATTTGATGTTATAAATCCTTATTTTTATGATGTATGGGTTTGCGACAAATGTGGATATGCCGCAATGAAAAGGGATTTTAATAAAATTAGAGATTCTGAAATTGAGCTAGTAAAAGAAAAAATCAGACCAAAGTGGCAGCCTAGATCTTACCCGGAGGTATATGACGTGAATGTAGCCATAGAAAGGTTTAAACTTTCTTTATTAAATTATTATGTGATAGGTGCAAAAGCTAGTAAAAAGGCAATGAATTGCTTAAAACTAGCCTGGATGTATCGAATATTAGAGAACTCTGAAAATGAAGCTGTATTTTTAAGACAGGCTTTAGAAGGGTTTAACTATGCTTATTTTAATGAAGCATTTCCCTTATATAACATGGATAAGTTCACTTCTATGTATATTATAGGTGAATTGAATAGAAGATTAGGAAATAATGATGAAAGTTTAAAATGGTTTAGCCAGATAATAACGACACATGGAATTCCTTCAAAGCTTAAGGATCGAAGTAGGGAGCAAAGAGATTTAATAAAAGAAGCTGAACAATTGGAAAAAGGTGTTGATGAATTAAATAACGATGAGGTTATTTCGAAAGAAACTGAAAAACCTAAAAAAGGATTTCTTTCAAGATTTTTTAGTTAA
- a CDS encoding MoaD/ThiS family protein, which yields MKIEVRLFAYFRKDRDKKLFLEFDEPVTPSDILEKINISEEEVAILLINGRDGKANTKLNDKDVLSLFPPVGGG from the coding sequence TTGAAAATAGAAGTTAGATTATTTGCTTACTTTAGAAAAGATAGAGATAAAAAATTGTTTTTAGAATTTGACGAGCCTGTAACACCTTCTGATATATTAGAAAAAATAAATATTAGTGAAGAAGAAGTGGCTATTTTACTTATAAACGGTAGGGATGGTAAAGCAAATACGAAACTTAATGACAAAGATGTCTTATCGTTATTCCCACCAGTAGGAGGCGGTTAA
- a CDS encoding GTP pyrophosphokinase family protein produces MESTEIIELPLDVSVDIDEGIEKFQSFMMSYSSAIKEVRTKLEILDKEFKVKRKRNPIEYIKSRVKEPRSIIGKLKRKGLELTLESAKKNLNDIAGIRVICSFVSDIYEIADMLKRQDDITLIKEKDYIKNPKPNGYRSFHMVLEIPIFFSNHVEPVRIEVQIRTIAMDFWASLEHKLYYKTAGKAPVHIKSDLKECADVISRTDIKMQNIQQELERLN; encoded by the coding sequence ATGGAATCCACAGAAATTATTGAGCTACCTTTGGACGTATCAGTGGATATTGATGAGGGAATAGAAAAATTTCAATCTTTTATGATGAGTTATAGTTCTGCTATAAAAGAAGTTAGGACTAAACTTGAAATATTAGATAAAGAATTTAAAGTAAAGAGGAAAAGAAATCCGATAGAATATATTAAATCTAGAGTTAAGGAACCTAGAAGTATAATAGGAAAACTTAAGCGAAAGGGTTTAGAGTTAACACTTGAATCGGCAAAGAAAAATTTGAACGATATAGCAGGCATAAGAGTTATTTGTTCATTTGTAAGTGATATATATGAAATTGCAGATATGCTTAAAAGACAGGATGATATAACTTTGATTAAAGAAAAGGATTATATTAAAAATCCAAAACCAAATGGATATAGAAGTTTTCATATGGTTCTGGAAATTCCTATATTCTTTTCAAACCATGTAGAACCGGTGAGAATAGAAGTACAGATAAGGACTATTGCTATGGATTTTTGGGCAAGCCTAGAACATAAATTGTATTATAAAACAGCTGGGAAAGCTCCAGTACATATAAAGAGTGATTTAAAGGAATGTGCGGATGTTATATCAAGAACAGATATTAAGATGCAGAATATACAACAGGAATTGGAGAGATTGAATTAA